One genomic segment of Leptolyngbya subtilissima AS-A7 includes these proteins:
- a CDS encoding NADH-quinone oxidoreductase subunit M, producing the protein MLTPLLLIPLLGAIAISLWPGLPSQQARNGALIASGAALLWTLYLFTQFDLAFGGFQFHEFLPWLPALGLNYELSLDGLSLLMVALNSLITWIAIWSSNPQIERPRLFYSLMLLVSSGVAGAFVAQNLMLFFLLYEIELVPLYLLIAIWGGEKKAYAATKFLLYTALSGALMLAGFLGTVWLSGAKDFTYYAVMGHDLPMVWQGVLLGLLLVAFGIKIPLVPFHTWLPDTYVSASTPVAMMLGGVLAKLGTYGLFRFGLGLFPDAWAQFSPYLAGWAAVSVLYGAVTAIAQKDIKRMVAYSSIGHMGYVLLGGAAMTDLALTGAVSQMVSHGIILAILFHLVGVIETKVGTRELDVLNGLMNPVRGLPMVSALLVLGGMASAGIPGLVGFVTEFLVFQGSYAAYPVQTLLGVIGTGLTAVYFVILLNRTCFGRLDNAIAYFPKVTFSEKLPAYILAGLILFLGIQPNWLVKWGEPTASLMVSNIPIFTTEVVADEVIQEIEMQPDGAIALPIATLPTLP; encoded by the coding sequence ATGCTCACCCCCCTCCTCCTAATCCCCCTCCTCGGCGCGATCGCTATCTCCCTTTGGCCGGGCCTCCCCAGCCAGCAGGCCCGCAATGGTGCCCTGATTGCCTCCGGGGCCGCCCTGCTGTGGACTCTTTATCTATTCACCCAGTTTGATCTGGCCTTTGGCGGCTTTCAGTTCCACGAATTTCTACCCTGGCTGCCCGCCCTAGGGCTCAACTACGAACTCAGTCTGGACGGCCTCTCGCTGCTGATGGTGGCGCTGAACAGCCTGATCACCTGGATCGCGATTTGGAGCAGTAACCCACAAATTGAGCGGCCTCGGCTCTTTTACAGTCTGATGCTGCTGGTGAGCAGCGGGGTGGCGGGGGCCTTTGTGGCTCAAAACCTGATGCTGTTCTTCTTGCTCTACGAAATCGAGCTGGTGCCCCTGTATCTGCTGATTGCCATCTGGGGCGGCGAGAAGAAAGCTTATGCGGCCACCAAGTTTTTGCTCTACACGGCGCTGTCTGGCGCGCTCATGTTGGCCGGGTTCCTCGGTACCGTCTGGCTCAGCGGCGCTAAAGACTTTACCTACTACGCGGTGATGGGCCACGATCTGCCGATGGTGTGGCAGGGAGTGCTGCTAGGGCTGCTGCTGGTAGCCTTTGGCATCAAAATTCCCCTGGTGCCGTTTCACACTTGGCTGCCCGATACCTATGTGTCGGCTTCGACTCCGGTGGCGATGATGCTGGGCGGGGTGCTGGCTAAGCTGGGCACCTACGGTCTATTTCGCTTTGGTCTGGGGCTGTTCCCCGATGCCTGGGCTCAGTTTTCGCCCTACTTGGCGGGGTGGGCAGCGGTGAGCGTGCTTTATGGAGCGGTGACGGCGATCGCCCAAAAAGACATCAAGCGCATGGTGGCCTACAGCTCCATCGGCCACATGGGCTACGTGCTGTTGGGCGGCGCGGCGATGACCGACCTGGCACTAACCGGGGCTGTCAGCCAAATGGTTTCTCACGGCATTATTCTGGCTATTCTGTTTCACCTAGTCGGGGTGATTGAGACTAAAGTTGGCACCCGCGAACTGGACGTGCTGAACGGGCTGATGAACCCGGTGCGAGGGCTGCCCATGGTCAGCGCGCTACTGGTGCTGGGGGGCATGGCCAGCGCCGGCATCCCCGGACTGGTGGGGTTTGTGACGGAGTTTCTGGTGTTCCAAGGCAGCTATGCCGCCTATCCGGTGCAGACCCTGCTGGGGGTAATTGGCACGGGCCTGACGGCGGTCTACTTCGTGATCTTGCTCAACCGCACCTGCTTTGGTCGGCTAGACAATGCGATCGCCTACTTCCCCAAGGTCACCTTTTCTGAAAAACTGCCCGCCTATATTCTCGCTGGGCTAATTCTCTTCCTCGGCATTCAGCCCAACTGGCTAGTGAAGTGGGGCGAACCGACCGCCAGCCTAATGGTGTCTAACATCCCTATCTTCACCACTGAGGTCGTCGCCGATGAAGTAATTCAGGAGATCGAGATGCAGCCCGATGGGGCGATCGCTCTCCCCATCGCCACCCTCCCCACCCTGCCCTGA
- a CDS encoding NUDIX hydrolase has protein sequence MGKKARIRSISICLLRRGDEILVHEAYDSVKERGFARPLGGGIDFGETSAEAAIREIKEELGAAITEVELLGIVENIFVYEGEPGHEIVFVYDGRFVDESLYGQESLDVVEGKRQFKAVWRSPADLRDGPHRLVPEQIWDFL, from the coding sequence ATGGGTAAAAAAGCGCGAATTCGGTCAATTTCGATCTGTTTGCTGCGGCGGGGGGACGAGATTCTTGTCCACGAAGCCTACGACTCGGTGAAAGAGCGGGGCTTTGCCCGCCCTCTAGGGGGCGGCATTGACTTCGGAGAAACCAGTGCCGAGGCGGCGATTCGCGAAATCAAGGAGGAGCTGGGGGCCGCCATTACCGAGGTGGAGCTGTTGGGCATCGTGGAAAACATCTTTGTCTACGAGGGCGAGCCGGGACACGAGATTGTGTTTGTTTACGATGGGCGGTTTGTGGATGAGTCGCTCTACGGGCAGGAGAGCCTAGATGTGGTGGAGGGGAAGCGGCAGTTTAAGGCGGTTTGGCGATCGCCCGCCGACCTCCGCGATGGCCCTCACCGGCTAGTTCCCGAACAAATTTGGGATTTCCTCTAA
- a CDS encoding CO2 hydration protein, which yields MPTLTQPQTLIPPSTHPHADVIHRLEAGGSMLPDTPENLMQIIGIYKAYAVPMDFYWRDLLYIAERVFLNPIPAFKYFLPQEYLDLPNHYAGDTADLRIWRGEATAHPELLEFMEKGELKRKLPKLFHHLWHDRVNMEFAEACMRAMLWHQDMGGRFNDYLYTEEYKGACDRAIRAYFKGNPAMLGLHKLFPEMFYEKCRELSYYSNLGLFWEVMAPVFFEMSDIYDEGGFSGVPAAMDFLVNGIFAVAGRPIYHHVYVGDECFELIPKSCGFTWLYEAALPYVEAVFYRTAPFRGTKSYNAQAGQVPQDQNDFHYGILYADVFPVGSAGIPPTLLMQDMLHFLPPYLLEYYQQHCRGEDDMLIQLGITFQRSMYNVTSAVIQALRAALLYPLDDQNPRHLMANRQFFEAQMDRFVRPEARLRDVQRQDYR from the coding sequence ATGCCCACCCTCACCCAACCTCAAACCCTCATCCCTCCCTCCACCCACCCCCACGCCGACGTGATTCACCGGCTAGAGGCAGGCGGCTCGATGCTGCCCGACACGCCAGAAAACCTGATGCAGATCATCGGCATCTACAAGGCCTACGCCGTGCCGATGGATTTCTATTGGCGCGACCTACTCTATATCGCCGAGCGGGTGTTTTTGAACCCCATACCCGCCTTTAAGTATTTTTTGCCCCAGGAGTACCTTGACCTGCCCAACCACTACGCGGGCGACACCGCCGATCTGCGAATTTGGCGGGGCGAGGCCACGGCCCATCCAGAGCTGCTGGAATTTATGGAGAAGGGCGAGCTGAAGCGCAAGCTGCCTAAGCTGTTCCACCACCTGTGGCACGATCGCGTCAACATGGAGTTTGCCGAAGCCTGCATGCGGGCCATGCTCTGGCACCAAGATATGGGCGGCCGGTTCAACGACTATTTGTATACCGAGGAGTATAAGGGGGCGTGCGATCGCGCCATTCGCGCCTACTTCAAAGGCAACCCCGCCATGCTGGGGCTGCACAAACTTTTCCCCGAAATGTTCTACGAAAAGTGCCGCGAACTCTCCTACTACTCTAACCTAGGCCTGTTTTGGGAAGTGATGGCCCCGGTCTTTTTCGAGATGAGCGATATCTACGACGAAGGCGGCTTTTCAGGCGTGCCCGCCGCCATGGACTTTTTGGTCAACGGCATCTTTGCTGTGGCCGGTCGGCCCATTTACCACCACGTCTATGTGGGCGACGAATGCTTCGAGCTGATCCCCAAATCCTGCGGGTTCACCTGGCTGTATGAAGCGGCCTTACCCTACGTGGAAGCCGTGTTCTACCGCACCGCCCCCTTCCGAGGCACCAAATCCTACAACGCCCAAGCTGGTCAGGTGCCGCAGGATCAAAACGACTTTCACTACGGCATTCTCTACGCCGACGTCTTCCCTGTGGGCAGCGCGGGCATTCCCCCGACTCTGCTAATGCAGGACATGCTCCACTTCCTGCCGCCCTACCTGTTGGAGTATTACCAGCAGCACTGTCGCGGCGAGGACGACATGCTGATCCAGCTAGGGATCACCTTTCAGCGATCGATGTACAACGTCACCTCAGCGGTGATTCAGGCTCTGCGGGCGGCACTGCTCTACCCCCTCGATGACCAAAACCCTCGCCACCTAATGGCCAACCGCCAATTCTTCGAAGCCCAAATGGATCGCTTTGTGCGCCCGGAAGCCCGACTGCGCGATGTTCAGCGGCAGGACTACCGGTAG
- a CDS encoding fasciclin domain-containing protein has product MPTIVDIAVNTEGFSTLVAAVQAAGLVEALQSPGPFTVFAPNDAAFAKLPPGTVQTLVQNPPQLGRILKFHVVAGKYTKDELIKLGTVGSLEGATIPIHNLSDDEAFEVKNATVLAADIEADNGIIHVLDTVMLMG; this is encoded by the coding sequence ATGCCTACCATCGTCGATATCGCTGTCAATACCGAAGGCTTCTCCACCCTAGTCGCCGCCGTTCAGGCGGCGGGGTTGGTTGAAGCACTGCAAAGCCCCGGGCCGTTTACGGTCTTTGCGCCGAATGATGCCGCTTTTGCAAAGCTGCCTCCCGGCACGGTGCAAACCCTGGTGCAAAATCCACCCCAGCTGGGGCGTATCCTCAAGTTTCATGTGGTGGCGGGCAAATACACCAAGGATGAACTGATCAAACTCGGTACGGTGGGTTCCCTTGAAGGTGCGACCATACCCATTCATAACCTCTCTGATGATGAGGCGTTCGAGGTGAAAAATGCCACGGTGCTCGCTGCCGACATCGAAGCCGATAATGGCATCATTCACGTGCTGGATACTGTCATGTTGATGGGGTAA
- a CDS encoding thermonuclease family protein produces the protein MPLTRSRYVTALIEGLSSLGLLVLLSGCSALPEIGAVGAQPREQEIAEASTREQDSLAVVTDQAANQAAVKTLPTATVVSVGDGDTLRVQGQDGPITVRVACVDAPESNQAFGPEATLRLRQLLSTGQPVEVRAIERDRYGRTVAEIYSGGQSVGLQLVGEGYAVVYEQYISGCAATADDYRQAESAARNARRNFWSQPNPTMPWDFRRGGTSPTPTDPPPAVVPAPVNPPSATPTNLPACVSGDCDCGDFATWEQAQAVLNATPGDPHRLDGDSDGVACESLR, from the coding sequence ATGCCCCTAACCCGAAGTCGATATGTGACGGCCCTGATTGAGGGGTTGTCTAGTTTGGGACTGCTCGTCTTGCTCTCTGGTTGCTCGGCTTTGCCTGAGATAGGGGCTGTTGGTGCCCAACCTAGAGAGCAAGAGATTGCCGAGGCTTCAACCCGTGAGCAAGATTCTTTAGCAGTCGTCACTGATCAAGCTGCAAACCAAGCTGCTGTTAAAACCTTACCCACTGCAACCGTAGTGTCTGTGGGCGACGGCGATACGCTGCGTGTGCAGGGGCAGGATGGCCCAATCACCGTTCGTGTGGCCTGTGTGGATGCGCCCGAGAGTAACCAGGCCTTTGGCCCCGAGGCAACGCTGCGGCTGCGGCAGTTGCTCTCGACTGGGCAGCCGGTGGAAGTGCGGGCGATCGAGCGCGATCGCTACGGCAGAACCGTGGCTGAAATCTACAGCGGCGGCCAATCGGTTGGCCTACAGCTGGTGGGTGAAGGCTACGCCGTCGTTTACGAACAGTACATTTCTGGCTGCGCTGCCACCGCTGACGACTACCGCCAGGCCGAATCTGCGGCCCGCAACGCTCGCCGCAACTTTTGGAGCCAGCCCAACCCCACCATGCCCTGGGATTTTCGTCGGGGCGGGACATCCCCCACCCCAACGGATCCACCACCGGCTGTTGTGCCAGCTCCCGTTAACCCGCCTTCAGCGACTCCGACCAATTTGCCCGCCTGTGTGTCTGGCGATTGCGACTGTGGCGACTTTGCCACCTGGGAACAAGCTCAGGCTGTGCTTAACGCCACCCCTGGTGACCCTCACCGTCTCGATGGCGATAGCGACGGTGTTGCCTGCGAAAGCTTGCGCTAA
- a CDS encoding FAD-dependent oxidoreductase, translating into MTVDYDAVILGGTVQGREAAALAVREGARVALVEPPGEVERQVRRQIVLTTLAQAGASQGPTWESLKSQVRALEAIAYPHLNLDSLATSGVDVVLEPGQFSPRPNLAVTTLTRRLRSRSYLLTPSTAVAIPDIPGLAETPYLTLDTLLDLAALPESAIVLGRSAAAIALAQALAQLGCHTTLVTRGDTLLATEDPDISAFVEALLEAAGVTLKLNTRLDGIHYKDSVEVSLASGDLLKAQTLVLATASHPALGPLNLSSIGIQPQIVHGVATALSVDDRLATAHPRVFACGPALGGYWAESTDRQEVAIALHNALYLPLRKVSFLNRPALLHTGPEYARIGLTADQARHWYGSEATVVQVAFGQVLKTHYGNDITGFCRWIVRADGQLLGAQICGPGASELMHTVALAIDQNISLPRLDQVPTLSLSQAEIIPLMVSEWQRQRWRHGTWRRDWAENWFNWRRSRRRRL; encoded by the coding sequence ATGACCGTTGACTACGACGCAGTGATTCTCGGCGGCACGGTGCAGGGGCGTGAGGCAGCGGCCTTGGCGGTGCGAGAGGGTGCGCGGGTAGCCCTGGTTGAGCCTCCGGGCGAGGTGGAGCGGCAGGTTCGTCGGCAGATTGTGCTTACCACCCTAGCTCAAGCTGGAGCTTCTCAAGGCCCAACCTGGGAGTCGCTGAAATCTCAGGTCAGAGCGCTAGAGGCGATCGCCTACCCCCACCTGAATCTTGATAGCTTGGCCACTAGCGGTGTGGATGTAGTGCTGGAACCGGGCCAGTTTAGCCCTCGGCCAAATCTGGCAGTGACAACGTTGACGCGGCGACTGCGATCGCGCAGCTACCTCCTCACCCCCAGTACCGCCGTTGCCATCCCCGATATTCCTGGGCTAGCCGAAACCCCCTACCTGACTCTCGACACGCTGCTAGACTTAGCGGCGCTGCCCGAGTCGGCGATCGTGCTGGGGCGGAGTGCAGCGGCGATCGCCCTGGCCCAAGCCCTGGCTCAACTCGGTTGCCACACCACCCTAGTCACCCGAGGCGACACCCTCCTCGCTACCGAAGACCCTGATATATCTGCTTTTGTAGAAGCGCTGCTGGAGGCGGCAGGAGTAACCCTCAAGCTCAACACTCGCTTAGACGGGATCCATTACAAAGATAGCGTTGAAGTCTCATTGGCCAGTGGTGACTTACTCAAGGCTCAAACCCTGGTACTAGCTACCGCTTCCCACCCTGCCTTGGGGCCGCTCAACCTCAGCAGCATCGGCATTCAGCCTCAAATAGTTCACGGCGTCGCCACCGCTTTATCGGTGGACGATCGCCTCGCCACTGCCCATCCCCGAGTGTTTGCCTGCGGCCCGGCCCTGGGGGGTTACTGGGCCGAATCAACCGATCGCCAAGAGGTGGCGATCGCCCTGCACAATGCGCTCTACCTGCCGCTGCGAAAGGTTTCCTTTCTCAACCGCCCTGCCCTACTCCACACCGGGCCAGAATATGCGCGGATTGGGCTCACCGCTGATCAAGCCCGTCACTGGTACGGCAGCGAAGCAACTGTGGTACAAGTAGCTTTCGGCCAAGTTCTTAAGACCCACTACGGTAACGACATCACGGGCTTTTGCCGGTGGATAGTGCGCGCCGATGGGCAGCTGCTCGGTGCCCAAATTTGCGGCCCTGGAGCCAGCGAACTCATGCACACGGTAGCGCTGGCGATCGACCAGAATATTTCGCTGCCGCGGCTCGATCAGGTGCCAACGCTATCTCTCAGCCAAGCGGAGATCATTCCCTTAATGGTGAGCGAGTGGCAGCGGCAGCGCTGGCGGCACGGCACTTGGCGACGAGACTGGGCCGAGAACTGGTTTAACTGGCGGCGATCGCGGCGACGGCGGCTGTAA
- a CDS encoding Ppx/GppA phosphatase family protein, producing MTGTISTREFASITDFSDFAPPEITSDRVLAAIDVGTNSIHMVVVKIQPDLPAFTIVDREKETVRLGDFNAATGGLSEAAMERAIKALKRCCAIASSLQAEDIVAVATSAVREASNGQEFVERVYTEVGLALNLISGTEEARRIYLGVLSGVEFNGQPHTIIDIGGGSTELILGTGEPHRFLSSTKVGAVRLTAQFISTDPISDAEFSSLRAYVRGMIEPNTTKLKHHLQDGEPMQLMGTSGTIECLAAVIAAERLGLVPNPLNGFQMSYDEISRLVETLRHATYAERLALPEMSPRRAEIVVAGAVILHETMGLLNAESITICERALREGVVVDWMLTHGLIEDRMQFQKSVRQRNILKTAKKYKVHFDRSKRVAEFAMDLFEQTRGSLHTWGNLEKELLWAAAILHNCGHFVSHSSHHKHSYYLIRHGELLGYTETELEVIANIARYHRKSAPKKKHDNYRNLPTRYHRQMITHLSALLRLAVALDRRGIGAVESIHCNFDADAHLLSIEVRAANPNDDCASELWNLDYKKAYFEQVFEVKLAARLVG from the coding sequence ATGACAGGCACTATTTCGACCCGCGAGTTCGCATCGATTACCGATTTTTCTGACTTTGCCCCGCCAGAAATTACTAGCGATCGCGTTTTGGCGGCCATCGATGTGGGCACTAACTCGATTCACATGGTGGTTGTCAAAATTCAGCCTGATCTACCCGCCTTTACCATTGTCGATCGCGAGAAAGAGACCGTGCGCCTAGGCGACTTCAATGCAGCCACGGGGGGGCTGTCGGAGGCCGCTATGGAGCGGGCGATCAAGGCGCTAAAACGCTGCTGTGCGATCGCCTCTAGCCTTCAGGCCGAAGATATTGTGGCGGTAGCCACCAGCGCTGTGCGGGAGGCCAGCAACGGCCAAGAATTTGTTGAGCGGGTTTACACAGAAGTTGGCCTGGCCCTCAACCTGATTTCGGGCACCGAAGAAGCGCGGCGCATCTACCTGGGCGTGCTCTCGGGCGTAGAGTTTAATGGCCAGCCCCACACCATCATCGACATTGGCGGCGGCTCCACCGAGTTAATTTTGGGCACCGGCGAACCCCATCGCTTTCTCAGCAGCACCAAGGTGGGGGCGGTGCGGCTCACGGCCCAGTTTATTTCCACTGACCCCATTTCAGATGCCGAGTTTAGCTCTCTGCGAGCCTACGTGCGGGGCATGATAGAACCCAATACCACCAAGCTTAAGCACCATCTCCAAGACGGAGAGCCGATGCAGCTGATGGGTACCTCGGGCACCATTGAGTGTCTAGCCGCAGTCATCGCTGCCGAGCGACTGGGCCTGGTGCCCAATCCCCTTAACGGGTTTCAGATGAGCTACGACGAGATCTCGCGGCTGGTCGAAACCCTGCGCCACGCCACCTACGCCGAACGGCTAGCCCTGCCCGAAATGTCGCCGCGCCGCGCCGAGATTGTCGTAGCGGGAGCGGTGATTTTGCATGAAACTATGGGGCTCCTCAATGCTGAGAGCATTACCATCTGCGAGCGTGCCCTGCGGGAGGGGGTCGTCGTTGACTGGATGCTCACCCACGGTCTGATCGAAGACCGGATGCAGTTTCAAAAGTCGGTACGGCAGCGCAACATTCTCAAAACCGCGAAGAAATATAAGGTGCACTTCGACCGCTCAAAGCGGGTGGCTGAGTTTGCGATGGATCTGTTTGAGCAAACCCGAGGCAGCCTGCACACCTGGGGCAATCTAGAAAAAGAACTGCTCTGGGCCGCCGCCATCCTGCACAACTGCGGCCATTTTGTCAGCCACTCGTCGCACCATAAGCATTCTTACTATCTGATCCGCCATGGCGAGCTGCTGGGCTATACCGAAACCGAGCTGGAGGTGATCGCTAACATCGCTCGCTATCACCGTAAGAGCGCCCCTAAAAAGAAGCACGATAACTATCGCAATCTGCCCACCCGCTACCACCGACAGATGATTACTCACCTCAGCGCCCTGCTGCGCCTGGCGGTGGCTCTCGATCGCCGTGGAATTGGGGCCGTTGAGAGCATTCACTGCAACTTCGATGCTGACGCCCACCTGCTGTCCATAGAGGTGCGGGCCGCCAACCCCAATGACGACTGCGCCTCAGAACTGTGGAATCTAGACTATAAAAAGGCCTACTTTGAGCAGGTGTTTGAGGTAAAGCTGGCGGCTCGGCTGGTGGGTTAA
- a CDS encoding DUF948 domain-containing protein — translation MADPLFWLALSFLLVVISLTAVLMVAIPAMRELGRAARSAEKFFDTLGRELPPTLEAIRLTGLEIVELTDDVTEGVQSAGQVVQQVNQSISTAQTGAKRLNTGTKTFMAGARAAWQAWTKNSSPQPPPRRPAKSAQTHQPTIQPGDRAPIPTPRPLELEDSHRENQSDGAASLEENRILPGNLDAPLPQLEETTLHALPEAGLETIPTADSSELLPSRSTQQTQHHPSAERD, via the coding sequence TTGGCCGACCCGCTGTTTTGGCTAGCTCTATCGTTTTTGCTGGTTGTCATCAGTCTGACAGCGGTGCTGATGGTGGCCATACCGGCTATGCGCGAGCTGGGTCGTGCCGCCCGCAGTGCCGAAAAATTCTTTGATACTCTGGGTCGCGAGCTGCCCCCCACCCTAGAGGCCATTCGTCTCACCGGGTTAGAAATTGTGGAGCTCACCGACGACGTCACCGAGGGCGTGCAGAGTGCTGGGCAGGTGGTGCAGCAGGTCAACCAGAGTATTTCCACTGCCCAGACCGGAGCTAAGCGCCTAAACACTGGCACCAAGACTTTTATGGCCGGAGCCCGCGCTGCCTGGCAAGCCTGGACGAAGAATTCGTCGCCTCAGCCACCGCCCCGCCGCCCCGCCAAATCAGCCCAGACACACCAACCCACCATTCAGCCTGGCGATCGCGCCCCCATCCCCACCCCACGACCGCTGGAGCTTGAGGACAGCCACAGGGAAAACCAGAGCGATGGCGCGGCCTCCCTGGAGGAAAATCGCATCCTTCCCGGTAACCTTGATGCCCCGCTTCCTCAGCTCGAAGAAACCACCCTTCACGCGCTCCCCGAGGCTGGGCTAGAGACCATTCCCACCGCCGACTCTTCCGAGCTATTGCCCAGTCGGTCGACCCAGCAAACCCAGCACCACCCCAGCGCCGAGCGAGACTAG
- a CDS encoding YtxH domain-containing protein: MSEKQSGGFVGGVLLGAAIGAVAGLLVAPRTGRETRRILKKSADALPELVEDLATSVNLQADRLSETALVNWDHTLTRLRAAIAAGQEASRQEYEQLRQSAPVVSNGSTQE; the protein is encoded by the coding sequence ATGAGCGAGAAACAGTCAGGGGGGTTTGTTGGCGGAGTGCTGCTAGGAGCCGCTATAGGCGCAGTGGCAGGGCTGCTGGTGGCTCCCCGTACCGGGCGCGAAACCCGTCGCATTCTCAAAAAATCAGCTGATGCCTTGCCTGAGCTGGTCGAAGACTTAGCCACCAGCGTCAATCTTCAGGCCGATCGCCTATCGGAAACCGCCCTAGTCAACTGGGACCACACGCTGACTCGGCTGCGGGCGGCGATCGCCGCCGGTCAAGAGGCCAGCCGTCAGGAATATGAGCAGCTTCGCCAGTCCGCACCCGTGGTCAGTAACGGGTCTACCCAGGAGTAG